The following are encoded in a window of Megalobrama amblycephala isolate DHTTF-2021 linkage group LG19, ASM1881202v1, whole genome shotgun sequence genomic DNA:
- the pigb gene encoding GPI mannosyltransferase 3 has protein sequence MEKIRDRFKQNKSSCEPVRLRKRSSILYSTDEKRPQTLEFYGISITVFIVIFRLLNCFLVQTSFVPDEYWQSLEISHRMVFSYGYETWEWKEGIRGYSYPLLFALMYKLLYLMNYDTAYLLVFLPRVFQALLAAYADVKLYRLVQQWESPDVAKWTCFCQLCSWFTWYCCSRTLTNTMETVLTTLALCFYPLPGSKMHNSWKYLCLVSLAIVIRPTALIVWLPLLFYHFCGEQNKLKLITQRCIPIAALALAVSTLIDSVFYGKWILVQWNFLKFNVLHNVAEFYGAHPWHWYFTQGLLVVIGPHIPLFMHGCSLATKKHRILLITILWTTAIYSLLAHKEFRFIYPVLPFCMIFCGMSLAKLQAWRKTAAGALLVLNLFPALYTGLIHQRGSLDVMHDIQRLCDISDSQNTPELLFLMPCHSTPLYSHLHCPLKLRFLECPPDLTGNEEYVDEAAMFFSNPLHWLRTSFPSQSTLPSHIVLFDSLEKEIAEFLEENRFTKQAEIFHTHFPEGRLGKNILIYNRGSRLKMN, from the exons ATGGAAAAGATTCGAGACCGCTTCAAACAGAACAAATCCTCATGTGAACCAGTGAGACTGAGAAAGAGGAGCTCCATTCTGTACAGCACAGATGAAAAGAGACCTCAAACACTTG AATTCTATGGCATCAGTATCACAGTTTTCATTGTCATATTCCGCCTGCTCAACTGCTTCCTGGTGCAGACCAGCTTCGTCCCAGATGAGTACTGGCAGTCGCTTGAGATTTCCCATCGAATGGTCTTCAG TTATGGCTACGAGACCTGGGAATGGAAGGAAGGCATCCGAGGATATTCTTATCCTCTCCTGTTCGCTCTGATGTATAAACTCCTGTATCTGATGAATTATGACACAGCGTATCTGTTG GTGTTTTTGCCGCGTGTTTTCCAGGCACTGCTGGCTGCATATGCCGACGTGAAGCTGTACCGCCTCGTCCAGCAGTGGGAATCTCCAGATGTGGCCAAATGGACA TGTTTCTGTCAGCTGTGTTCATGGTTCACCTGGTACTGCTGCAGTCGGACTCTGACCAACACCATGGAAACGGTTCTGACCACCCTGGCGCTTTGCTTTTACCCGTTACCTGGCTCTAAAATGCACAACAG CTGGAAATATTTGTGTCTGGTGTCCTTGGCCATAGTCATCCGTCCCACAGCTCTGATCGTCTGGCTTCCTCTGCTGTTCTATCATTTCTGTGGGGAACAGAACAAGCTGAAGCTCATCACACAGCGATGCATCCCCATTGC GGCTCTTGCACTGGCCGTCTCGACACTGATAGACTCTGTGTTCTATGGAAAG TGGATCCTGGTCCAATGGAACTTCCTGAAGTTTAATGTGCTGCACAATGTGGCGGAGTTTTACGGAGCTCATCCGTGGCACTGGTACTTCACTCAGGGTCTGCTGGTCGTGATCGGACCTCACATACCGCTCTTCATGCACGGTTGTTCATTGGCCACCAAAAAGCACAGAATCCTGCTAATAACCATCTTATGGACTACAGCCATTTACAG TTTGCTCGCACATAAGGAGTTCCGGTTTATTTATCCAGTGTTGCCATTCTGTATGATATTTTGCG GTATGTCTTTAGCGAAGCTACAAGCATGGAGGAAAACTGCTGCTGGTGCACTGCTGGTGCTCAATCTGTTTCCTGCCTTATATACGGGTTTAATTCACCAGCGTGGATCTCTGGATGTCATGCATGACATACAACGGCTGTGTGACATCAGTGACTCTCAGAACACACCTGAGCTGCTGTTCCTCATGCCCTGTCACTCCACACCACTGTACAG TCACCTACATTGTCCCCTCAAACTGCGTTTCCTGGAGTGTCCACCTGATCTTACAGGAAATGAGGAGTATGTGGATGAAGCAGCTATGTTCTTCTCAAACCCTCTTCACTGGCTCAGAACGTCCTTTCCATCTCAGTCAACGTTACCTTCACATATAGTGCTGTTTGACTCCCTGGAGAAG gAAATTGCAGAATTCCTAGAAGAAAACCGATTTACCAAACAAGCTGAAATTTTCCACACTCACTTTCCTGAAGGTCGACTGGGAAAGAACATATTAATATACAACAGAGGATCTAGactaaagatgaattaa
- the LOC125253688 gene encoding protein PIGBOS1 yields MFGRRIPFNQIAFATLVGVVGGVYIYRPVFELPRKPPTAPDQELKPDTEEQRAETTQK; encoded by the coding sequence ATGTTTGGAAGACGGATTCCCTTTAATCAGATTGCATTTGCTACTCTGGTCGGAGTGGTGGgaggtgtgtatatatacaggcCTGTATTTGAGCTGCCCAGAAAACCTCCAACTGCACCAGATCAAGAGCTCAAGCCAGACACTGAGGAGCAGAGAGCGGAAACTACCCAAAAATAA